One genomic window of Limanda limanda chromosome 16, fLimLim1.1, whole genome shotgun sequence includes the following:
- the LOC133021245 gene encoding cilia- and flagella- associated protein 210-like, translating to MFRAPATRQGNVLTKTEWQRIQNSFTQGDKDVEGLRAAENQRKALHLRSKQMVKEWPDTITNQRKKKMEAKKIREQIMEEKRRQLDIEEEEYKDQQRKDIVVKAKAQLFNQTNRVQGLHGALLLAEVLKERAAQIEMKKMQASKVVTKEFVNLDEIKEEIRREEEENAVRRKLKQLAFAEDLEKQVKEFELAKERREEEHRKEGEESLRRHQLYLVEKRMKEERLEEQKRNLKQANMDHVTKRDILRAAEAQKQAVEEKQRKLFLSAKEIEMDLKKEKEMELFREAQRRKDVFIKFMSEQQQQETDLEDQRIAKAIAETEAKREQKLREEEENRNALVESIAEHRHLQMRRKEKRDKDEKQLCSDILEAKKKAEMIFIEEEAAKAQRIRGKLREIRDCNSTQLAAKNARKQQLKREKDDFEAKNRDILAEEEKQFLIYSHKVIHAAADAQRDVFPLCKAASDMIGGGLGPIVGGSRPSYMVQEYTGVPMPINAGPTKDIYETTESRSASSAYPKWPTRRLAFHDRLQASEPGFLPI from the exons ATGTTCCGGGCACCTGCTACCCGACAAGGCAACGTGTTGACCAAGACTGAATGGCAGAGGATTCAAAATTCATTCACTCAGGGTGATAAAGACGTGGAGGgtctgagagcagcagagaacCAGAGGAAAGCCCTGCACCTGCGCTCAAAACAGATGGTGAAAGAGTGGCCAGACACCATCACT AatcaaaggaaaaagaagatgGAGGCGAAGAAGATCCGGGAACAGATtatggaggagaaaaggagacagTTGGATATAGAAGAGGAGGAATACAAGGACCAACAACGTAAAGACATCGTTGTGAAAGCCAAGGCTCAGCTCTTCAATCAAACCAACCGAGTCCAAGGATTACAT GGTGCCCTCTTGTTGGCAGAGGTGTTGAAGGAGAGGGCGGCTCAGATTGAGATGAAGAAAATGCAGGCCTCTAAAGTTGTGACAAAAGAATTTGTGAATTTGGATGAAATCAAGGAGGAAAttcggagggaggaggaagagaacgCAGTCCGGAGGAAGCTTAAGCAACTGGCTTTTGCAGAGGACCTGGAAAAACA GGTGAAGGAATTTGAGTTGGCTAAAGAGCGACGAGAGGAAGAGcacaggaaggagggagaggaaagccTTCGCCGTCATCAGCTCTATCTGGTGGAGAAGAGAATGAAGGAAGAAAGACTAGAAGAGCAGAAGAGAAACCTGAAGCAAGCTAATATG GACCATGTCACTAAAAGAGACATCTTGAGAGCAGCAGAGGCCCAAAAACAGGCGGttgaagagaagcagaggaaactGTTTCTCTCTGCGAAAGAAATAGAGATGGacttaaagaaagagaaagaaatggaaTTGTTCAG AGAGGCCCAGAGAAGAAAAGACGTGTTCATAAAGTTCATGTcagaacaacagcagcaggaaactgatCTAGAGGATCAGAGGATCGCTAAGGCCATCGCCGAAACGGAGGCTAAACGTGAGcagaagctgagggaggaggaggagaacaggaatGCATTGGTGGAGTCCATCGCTGAACACAGACATCTGCAG ATGCGCCGAAAGGAGAAGAGGGACAAAGATGAAAAACAGTTGTGCAGCGACATTCTTGAGGCCAAGAAAAAAGCTGAGATGATCTTTATTGAGGAAGAAGCAGCGAAGGCTCAGAGGATCAGAGGAAAGCTAAGAGAGATCCGAGACTGCAATTCAACACAACTG GCTGCAAAAAATGCCAGGAAGCAGCAACTGAAACGGGAGAAAGATGACTTTGAGGCAAAGAACAGAGATATCCTGGCTGAGGAAGAAAAGCAGTTTCTAATCTATTCACACAAGGTCAtccatgcagcagcagatgcTCAGCGAGACGTCTTTCCACTTTGCAAAGCTGCAAGCGATATGATTGGAGGAGGGCTCGGTCCTATTGTCGGGGGAAGCAGGCCCAGCTACATGGTTCAGGAATACACCGGTGTTCCGATGCCCATCAACGCTGGTCCTACCAAGGACATTTATGAGACA acagaGTCCCGCAGCGCCAGTTCGGCTTACCCAAAGTGGCCCACTAGGCGGCTCGCATTCCACGACCGGCTCCAAGCCAGCGAGCCTGGCTTCTTACCCATTTAA
- the ppig gene encoding peptidyl-prolyl cis-trans isomerase G has translation MGIKAPRTRCFFDVGISNVLVGRVVVELFSDICPKTCENFRCLCTGEKGVGKGTMKPLHYKGCLFHRVVKDFMIQGGDFSEGNGKGGESIYGGFFEDESFAVKHNKDYLLSMANRGKDTNGSQFFITTKPSPHLDGVHVVFGHVISGQEVVQTMENQKTDPNSRPYSDVKVLNCGELVPKSKSKGAAKKEEKKRARASSSSSSSSDSESSSDSSSDSEESEKESKKRKKKAKKLKKKQKKKDKKRSEAESAEEKEQEETVTSTVRPEEIPLIPENRFLMRRSPQAAQKSNEGADKDQRHKEERPRESSSRTYDSQSAYNRRLVMTRSGRKIKGRGPRRYRTPSRSRSGDRFRRSETPPHWRQELQRQRMRAVTGERWIKGDRGDMNEAKDEAAKAPRREREKTAEGKKDKKSRSHRSKSKEEEMAEDEKHSKHRAKKHDKSPSRSKSRERSRRSRSRDKGHKHKSDDRRGRSRSKNRNSDKKEKESETDRSKDKNKSHESDEKHKEDSKGRNGEGTREKSKSKERTTSKDGHRSSSKSRNRHGSSPSKDKEEKREKDGERGREHSRSKERQRTNERENKRRGSSRDRERRTRSPDRNKTKDSHRSRRSRSKSNKSDHSKDQSSHRRDKAAASQRRRRSSCSESDRNEKSQKRPESKTRPKSKSKSKDRKSPDRSRSRPDSTKGKDRKDSKRNKSSSSSSSDSD, from the exons ATGGGGATCAAGGCTCCGCGCACTCGGTGCTTCTTCGATGTTGGCATCAGTAACGTGCTCG TTGGCAGAGTTGTGGTggagttgttttcagacatctGTCCCAAAACATGTGAGAACTTCAGATGCCTCTGCACag GTGAGAAAGGCGTCGGTAAAGGAACTATGAAACCTCTGCACTACAAAGGATGTCTGTTCCACCGTGTTGTGAAAGACTTCATGATTCAAGGGGGAGACTTCAGTGAAG GCAATGGAAAAGGAGGTGAATCCATCTATGGAGGCTTTTTTGAAG ATGAAAGCTTCGCTGTTAAACACAACAAGGATTATCTCCTGTCTATGGCCAATAGAGGCAAAGATACAAATGGATCCCAGTTTTTCAT AACAACAAAACCTTCACCTCATCTGGACGG AGTCCATGTGGTTTTTGGTCATGTGATCTCTGGCCAAGAGGTGGTTCAAACCATGGAGAACCAGAAAACAGATCCTAACAGCAGACCCTATTCAGACGTGAAAGTTTTGAACTGCGGAGAGCTGGTccctaaatctaaatctaaaggTGCAGCcaagaaggaggaaaaaaagagagcgagagccTCCAGTTCTAGCAGCAGCTCCAGCGACTCTGAAAGCTCCTCAGATTCCTCCTCTGACTCTGAAGAGTCCGAGAAAGAATCCAAAAAGCggaaaaaaaaggcaaagaagctaaaaaagaaacagaagaagaaggacaagaAAAG GTCAGAAGCTGAAAGTGCTGAAGAGAAGGAACAAGAGGAGACGGTTACATCTACTGTACGTCCTGAAGAAATCCCGCTCATCCCAGAGAACCGGTTCCTCATGAGAAGAAGTCCACAGGCCGCCCAAAAGTCGAATGAGGGGGCTGACAAGGATCAGCGACATAAAGAGGAAAGGccgagagagag TTCTAGCAGAACATATGATTCTCAGTCAGCATACAACAGAAGACTGGTGATGACAAGATCTGGCAGGAAAATCAAAGGCAGAGGTCCTAGG AGGTACCGGACACCGTCTCGTTCAAGGTCCGGCGACCGTTTTCGGCGAAGTGAAACTCCTCCTCACTGGCGTCAAGAGCTGCAGCGTCAGAGGATGAGAGCAGTCACTGGAGAGCGCTGGATTAAGGGTGACAG aggTGATATGAATGAAGCCAAGGATGAAGCTGCTAAAGCACCAAGAAGAGAGCGTGAAAAAACCGCTGAGGgtaaaaaagacaagaaaagtcGGTCACATAGATCCAAAAGCAAAGAGGAAGAAATGGCTGAGGATGAGAAGCATAGCAAACACAGGGCAAAGAAACACGATAAATCTCCAAGTCGTAGtaaaagcagagagaggagtAGAAGGTCAAGAAGCAGAGATAAGGGTCACAAGCACAAAAGTGATGACAGGAGAGGTCGCTCAAGGAGCAAAAATCGAAACAgtgacaagaaagaaaaagaatctGAAACTGATCGTAgtaaagataaaaacaagagCCACGAGTCTGACGAAAAACATAAAGAGGACTCAAAAGGAAGAAATGGTGAGGGAACTAGAGAAAAGTCAAAAAGCAAGGAAAGAACAACCTCAAAAGATGGCCATAGATCGAGTAGCAAAAGCAGGAATAGACATGGATCTTCACCGtcaaaagacaaagaagaaaaacgagagaaagacggagagaggggCAGGGAACATAGCAGGAGTAAGGAAAGACAACGCAccaatgagagagagaacaagaggagaggaTCATCCAGGGATAGGGAACGTCGTACAAGAAGTCCAGACAGGAATAAGACTAAAGACTCTCACAGAAGCAGGCGCTCCAGAAGTAAGAGTAATAAGAGTGATCACAGCAAGGACCAATCATCTCATAGAAGAGACAAAGCAGCCGCCAGTCAAAGGAGAAGACGTAGCAGCTGCTCCGAGAGTGACAGAAATGAGAAAAGTCAAAAGAGACCAGAGTCCAAGACGAGACCAAAAagtaaatctaaatctaaagaCAGAAAAAGTCCAGATAGATCCAGATCAAGACCAGATAGTACAAAAGGCAAAGACAGAAAGGACAGCAAGAGGAACAAATCGAGTTCAAGCTCCAGCTCTGACAGCGACTGA